One region of Malania oleifera isolate guangnan ecotype guangnan chromosome 6, ASM2987363v1, whole genome shotgun sequence genomic DNA includes:
- the LOC131158548 gene encoding aquaporin NIP6-1: protein MDFTEDVNSAPSTPATPGTPGAPLFGSFKTERNGSYRRSLLKSCKCFSVPAWSGEEESLPSVSCSLSPPSNSLARKVGAEFIGTLILIFAGTATAIVNQKTNGSETLIGLAASNGLAVMIIILSTGHISGAHLNPSVTIAFAALRHFPWKHVPVYVATQVMASLCAAFALKWVFHPAMGGGVTVPSGNYGQAFALEFIISFILMFVVTAVATDTRAVGELAAIAVGATVMLNILIAGETTGASMNPVRTLGPAIAANNFRAVWVYLTAPVLGTLSGAAVYSAVKLPEESNRNHDKPSSNTESQTAVD from the exons ATGGACTTCACTGAAGATGTTAATTCGGCTCCCTCGACACCTGCAACCCCAGGCACACCCGGGGCTCCTCTCTTTGGCAGCTTCAAGACAGAGAGAAATGGGAGTTATAGAAGATCGCTTCTTAAGAGCTGCAAATGTTTCAGTGTCCCAGCATGGTCTGGGGAAGAAGAGAGTTTGCCAAGTGTCTCCTGCTCATTGTCACCTCCTTCCAACTCTCTAGCAAGAAAG GTGGGAGCCGAGTTCATAGGTACCCTCATACTCATCTTTGCAGGAACAGCCACGGCCATTGTGAACCAAAAGACAAATGGCTCTGAAACACTTATTGGCCTTGCCGCCTCCAATGGCCTCGCTGTTATGATCATCATCCTCTCGACGGGCCACATCTCAGGAGCCCATCTCAATCCATCAGTCACCATTGCCTTTGCTGCCTTGAGGCACTTTCCATGGAAACAT GTGCCTGTGTACGTTGCAACACAAGTTATGGCATCATTGTGTGCTGCATTTGCTCTCAAGTGGGTTTTCCACCCTGCAATGGGTGGGGGAGTCACTGTTCCTTCTGGAAACTATGGTCAAGCTTTCGCTTTGGAGTTTATCATCAGCTTCATCCTAATGTTTGTTGTCACAGCAGTAGCCACCGACACAAGAGCT GTTGGAGAGCTGGCAGCAATTGCCGTGGGAGCTACTGTCATGCTCAACATACTCATAGCCGG GGAAACCACAGGAGCTTCCATGAATCCGGTGAGAACCCTGGGGCCAGCCATAGCTGCAAACAACTTCAGAGCTGTATGGGTGTACCTGACTGCTCCTGTCCTCGGAACGTTGTCTGGAGCAGCTGTCTATTCTGCCGTTAAGCTGCCAGAAGAAAGTAACAGAAACCATGACAAGCCTTCATCAAATACAGAAAGTCAGACTGCAGTGGATTGA